Within the Streptomyces sp. R41 genome, the region GCAGGCTGGGGCACCCGCGGCGAGCTGGAGTACCACCCCGTGCACCCCGAGGTCGTGGTGGAGGTCCTCGCGGACACCGCGGTCGACGACGGCCGCTACCGTCACCCGGTGCAGTTTCTCCGAGTACGCGATGACCTCACCCCCGACCAGCTGCCGCTCTTCAGCACCTGACCGTCGGCCCACCGCAGCTCCGGTACGGGTTCAGCCGGCGGCCTCTCCGGCCGCTGCCGCTTCCGGGCCGACGACCTTGCTGAGAATCAGGTCGCGGACGGGCGGCGGCACCACCGCCGGGATCTGCAGGACGTGCCACTGGCAGCCGGGCACCAGGCTGTCGAGCATCACGAACATCTGGCACTGGAACAGCAGCATCAGCGCCGAAAACGCGCCCTTCGATGGCGACCAGCGGCGATCGCGCAGGGTCTCGATGACGGAGAGCCCGGACAGCAACTGCCTGCCGTGCACCCACTGGGTGACGGCCTCGCCCAGCTGCCCGGCATCCAGCTCGCCCTCCACCCGCTCGCACAGGTCGAGGGCCCACTCACGCACCTGCTGCGCCGTACGCCAGCCGGTGGCGAGGTCTTCCAACGACGCCGTGTCGGCCAACGCCCGGAGGAGATCACGGGCGTCACCGTCGGGGAGGAAGGCCAGTGAGCCGTCCTCTGCGAGGACCCTGTCCGCGGCCTCCGGGACATCGTCCTGGGTGGTCTCGACGAGCGAGGCGAAGGGATGGACGGGCATGCCCGGGCTCATGGCGCGCAGCAGGGCTCCGATGTCCTGGACGGGAACGGAGCCGCCGAGCGTCGCGGACACGGCGGTCAGCGTGGCGTCCTGCGGGGTGAACTGCGACGGCTCGGCGTTCTGGTCCAAGTCCACGATTTCGGCGGGCAGTTCACCGAGGATGCGGGCGATGCGCTCGTCGATGCGGCGTGCCCGGGCCGGGACCAGGGTGACGGTCTGGCCGCTGTCGGCGAGGGCGTTGGACAGCTGGTTGAGACGCTCGTCCAGCTCGAGGTCGTCGGAGGAAGGTTCGTCCTCGCCAGGAAGAGCGACGGCGTCCACGGCGGCGCGGAAGGCGGCACGGACCGTCGCTTCGGGTACCGGCACGCCCTCGGCGAACAGCAGCAGCGCCAGATCTGCTGGCCGCTTGCCCCGGCCAGCGAGGCGGGCGAGAGCGACGACCAGGTCGAAGCCCTCTGGCGTCGGCGTGGACGTGCTGCCCCAGCCCCGGCCGAGGCCGCCGCCGGGGATGTTCCCCGGCAGGAGTCCGGCCCGCCGCCAGACGGCGAGCTGCTTGACGGTGATGGTGAAACCGTGACGCGCCGCGTGCTCGATGAGCTGCTGGTCGGCGACGCTGGGCGGCTTGTGGGAGGCCATGGCGCGACGCTAGCGGAGCGCATCGGGTGCGCGCGGCTTTGGAGACCCCCCACCTTCGTCCAGTCATTGGCTGCTCGCGCTGCAGTGCGCACTGCGCGCCGACGGCCACGGACAGGTACACCTGCCGGGCGGACTCCTGCGCGGAATGCGCCTCGGTGGTCACGCCATGCCCTGGCAGGAACTGGAACACGCTGGCTGGCTGCGCTACCTGCCGGCGGGCATGAACAAGGGGCAGGGAGGCGTGGAAGCACAACTGCTCGATGCGGCGACCCTCGCGCCAGCGCCCGGCCGGACGGGCCGGGCACGAGCCGCGCACTGGGCACTGCACCCAACCCCCATGGCCGTTACCCGAACCGCACCGCCAGCGATACAGCTGACCGCTCTCGTGCTCGCCGCGCACACAGAGCCCGACGCCGGATGTGCCGATGCCGAACACCTCACTCGCCTGTGCGGCCTGTCGCAGCCCCAGTTGGACGACCTCTTCGACCAGCTGATCCGTGCGAACGTCCTGGAGACGTGGAACTGCGACGATGACGCAGGTGAAGTCCACTGGAAGCCGCGTCCGGGGCGCCAGCGTGAGTCATGGCTGTGGCCGCCTCGCTGTAACTAGTGCTGGGTTCCTCAAACGGTGTACACATATCGGCGCCGTAGTCGGCGGGTTGGCGGTGCAGGTCTGCCCCAGATCCAGGGGTTGGCAGGGGAGTTGAGCTGGCTGGTTGCAAGGGTGGTGGCGTGTTCGATGTCGTCGCGGTTGGCGAATGAGCGGCCGGCGAGGGTGGCTTTGCGGAAGATGCGCCACCAGCCTTCCTGCAGGTTGAGCCAGCACGCGCCGACGGGGATGAAGGCGTGGTGGATGCGGGGATGGTCTTCGAGCCAAGTCCGGGTGGACAGGCTGTTGTGACTGGACAGGTTGTCGGTGACGATCCAGAGCTCGCCGGTCGGGTTGGCGTCTTCGATCTGTTGCAGGAACTGCTGGTAGAAGACGCTGTTGCGGGAGGAAGCGGCCATGGTGATCTGCTGGCCGTCCCGGACGCGTAAGGCCCCGTAGACCCGGGCTTTCTCGGGTCCGCGGCTGTAGTCGAGTTCCGCTTTCTCGGACGGTCCGCCCATCATGCTCCCAGCCTTTCACAAGGAGCTGCGCACTCGGCGGGAAGTGCGCTAACGCCCGGACGACGCGGTGGGATGGCTGACGATGTAGGGCCACCTGACGGCCAGTTCATCCAGCACGCAGCGCACCACACAGCGCGTCGTTCTCGGGCAGATGAGCACGCGCGTAGTCACGGCCCGCGGCGGGCTCGCCGCCGAATGCGGTCGTGGCGTGAGCTCGAGAGTCGTTTCAGAGCCACCCGGGCCCTTCCGCGGCCGCACTGGGGCACCCTTCGCAGTCGGCGCAGGGGCACACCGTTAGGAACGGTGGTCCGGGCCAGCACGCCGTTGGGCCCCTGCCCGGGGGCAGTGGCCCAACGGCGTGCTGGCGGGAGCTCACCCGATGGCGATGCGGGTCTGCCAGTAGTCCTTGGCGGTGATGATTTCGGTTCCGGTGCCGGTGAGGGCAGTCTTGCTGCCGGGGTGGAAGCGTACGGATCCGTCGGAGCGGATGGCCCAGATGTCGGGGACGGTGTCTCCGTTGGCGTCGGGGGTTCCGATGAGGAGGGGGACGCTGCTGCTGTACCAGCCGGAGGAGCCGTACTCGGTGTCGACGCCGCCGGAGGAGTTGGCGGCGGATGCCAGCGAGTTGAGGTCGACGCCGCCGCTGGAGGCGGCGATGCCCTTGCGCAGCAACAGGCGCCCGGAGACGTCGGTGCGGTATATGAGGTCGGCGATTGCGTCGCCTGAGACGTCCTGGGCGGTGACGATGTCCCGGTCCTTCCAGGCGGAGGCGGACAGGCGGATGGCCTGGTCGATGGTGGCGCCGTGGTAGCCGGTGAGCGCCCACAGTTCGTCGTCGGTGCCGCCTGCGTTCTTGACGGTGGCCAGGAAGTCGATGCGGCCGTCGCCGGTGATGTCGCCTGCTGCCACGATCTGGGTGAGGCTGTCGGGGCTGGGTGCGCCCGCGGGCAGGAGGATCTCCTGGCGTTTGTCGGTGTTGACGGCGCCGTAGCCGTCTCCGGGGTAGACCCAGAGTTTGCCGTCGAGGCGGACGACGAGGTCCTGGAGGCCGTCGCCGCCGGTGATGTCGCCGTTGTGCGTGATGAGGGCGCCCTTGAAGTGGCCTGAGGGCGCGGCGACATAGGGCGGCAGGTCGTCGCCGTTGGGGTCCTTTTCGGGGTTGGCCCGGTAGGCGCCCGGCATGGAGTAGTCCAGGTCGCCGGTTCCCTTGTTCAGGTCGTCCTTGCTGGCCTGGGAGGGGTAGAGAGCCAGGTTGCCGCCCTCGGTGACGACCATGAGGTCGGGCAGTTTGTCTCCCGTGAAGTCGCCGGGCGCGTCGGCCTGGTCGCGGGGGGTGACGTAGAAGAAGTACCTGGTCGGTTCCGAGGGGTTGCCCGCGCCGTCGACGGTGCGGACGTAGAGCACGTTGGGTCCGGCAGTGGGGGGCTTGGCGTCGGTGATGGTGGCGCTGACGCTGGTGGCCGTGCCGGCCATGCGCGTGATCTGGCCTGTGTAGCTGGGGGAGTTGAAGCCGTACTCGTAGCGCACGACGTCCGTGTTGAGGGCGCGGAAGGTGAAGGAGCCGAGTGTGCCGAACTTCTTGGTGCTCCAGATGGCGTCCTCGGCGCCGCTGCCGAAGCCGTTCTCGTCGCCGTCGGCGTTGGGGAAGTCGGTGGAGCTGACCTTGGGCGGCCGGGGCGCTGCCGTGTCCAGAACGAAGCGGCAAGGCGTCTTGGCCGGGTAGTAGGCCGACGAACTTCCGGCGTCGTCGACCGCGCGTACCCGCCAGGAGTAGGTGGTGCCGTTCTTGAGCCCGCTGGTGGAGAAGCCGTTCGTCGTTTTCAGTGCCGTGTCGGTGTCACCGCCGACGGATACCTTGCCGGTCGATTTGAGCAGGTCGCCGGTGGTGTCCCACTGGCCGGTGGGCCAGAGGTCGAAGTCGAGGTAGTTGAGGTTCTTGTCCTTGTCCGTGGCCTTGGCGGTGAAGGTCAGGTCGCCCGAGCCCATGCGGACGTACTGCTTCGTGGTGGTGCACTTGCCGTCCGGGCCGAGGTCCAGGGAGTTGGGGACGATCGCGGGCTTGCGGTTGTAGACGAGTTCGAGGACGGGCGCGTTGTCGCCGTTGGCCTGGAACTTCTTCCATGCGTACTGGGAGTGTTCGTCGCGGGCGCGCAGTCCGAAGGTGATGGTGTCGTCGCCCTCGTCGGCGGTCTTCTGGGCACCCTTCTTCACGTCGAAGGCTTCATACGCGTCGCGGCATCTGGATGCCTTCCAGCCGTGCGCGAAACTCTTGCTGGCGAGTTTGTTGCCGTCGTGGAGCTTGGGTGCGTTCTTCCAGTTGGTGTGCGAGTTGATCTCGCTGGTGAGGTGCACGCTCATCGAGCGGTCGCTGCAGGACCAGGAATAGGTCTCCAGCATCCGCAGCTTCGCGCTGGTGATTTTGGTGCCCTTCAGGTCCTTGTCGAAGGTGATGTTGAAGAACGAGCGGGAGGTGCCCCAGGTGTCGGACTCGAAGCCGACGCGGGCCTCGTGGGTCCCTCCCCTGTTGAAGCCCTTGCCGTTGTAGAAGGTCGCCCTGGGGTGTCGGTCGTAGGCGGTGGTCCAGTTCTGGGTGTGCTTCTTGACCGAGGGGTCGATGAATACCGGGTAGGTGGTGGCCGGGTCGGTCAGGAAGTCCTGACCTGGGGTGATCGTCCACTGTCCCGCGGACAGATCGGTCTCAACGAGGTCACCGTGCGAGTCGGGAGAAGGACCGTCGAGTGAGGGCAGGCTCAGCGTGGCCGCTGAGCCGGTCTGTGAGGGCTCCGGGGTCGGCTCTGCAGGCGCGGACGGCAGCGGAGACTCCGAGACCGTCGGCTCGGGGCCGTCGCTCGCGGAGGGCAACGCCTCGACGTCGGTGTCGCTCTGCTCGTCGGATTCGACGGGGTCTT harbors:
- a CDS encoding transposase encodes the protein MMGGPSEKAELDYSRGPEKARVYGALRVRDGQQITMAASSRNSVFYQQFLQQIEDANPTGELWIVTDNLSSHNSLSTRTWLEDHPRIHHAFIPVGACWLNLQEGWWRIFRKATLAGRSFANRDDIEHATTLATSQLNSPANPWIWGRPAPPTRRLRRRYVYTV
- a CDS encoding DNRLRE domain-containing protein, giving the protein MTRNWRRMPGRRTTAALLATAVATTGIVYAGLRLDSDAKGSDAGRDRSARTVTETAAINQAARTGKPVEVTSARTAHSTTWARPDGLMMKQLYSSPIRAKVGGEWKKIDPNLHRTKDGWEPAVTNTRMVFSAGSAAHGQQRASRSTTRRVSLLKGAAAADTGTPLVTLHVGDGAYDIQLTWPGAVPAPIIDGNRALYPEIFPGGDLVLTADDDGFGQLIVLKNRQAASDPHVQQLVYGLHSAELTFRLDPASGIISAENPYGEEVAVSPTPLMWDSSGSPADTDGVVGETAQPTESESPDPSDSAEPDPSDTPTATAEDPVESDEQSDTDVEALPSASDGPEPTVSESPLPSAPAEPTPEPSQTGSAATLSLPSLDGPSPDSHGDLVETDLSAGQWTITPGQDFLTDPATTYPVFIDPSVKKHTQNWTTAYDRHPRATFYNGKGFNRGGTHEARVGFESDTWGTSRSFFNITFDKDLKGTKITSAKLRMLETYSWSCSDRSMSVHLTSEINSHTNWKNAPKLHDGNKLASKSFAHGWKASRCRDAYEAFDVKKGAQKTADEGDDTITFGLRARDEHSQYAWKKFQANGDNAPVLELVYNRKPAIVPNSLDLGPDGKCTTTKQYVRMGSGDLTFTAKATDKDKNLNYLDFDLWPTGQWDTTGDLLKSTGKVSVGGDTDTALKTTNGFSTSGLKNGTTYSWRVRAVDDAGSSSAYYPAKTPCRFVLDTAAPRPPKVSSTDFPNADGDENGFGSGAEDAIWSTKKFGTLGSFTFRALNTDVVRYEYGFNSPSYTGQITRMAGTATSVSATITDAKPPTAGPNVLYVRTVDGAGNPSEPTRYFFYVTPRDQADAPGDFTGDKLPDLMVVTEGGNLALYPSQASKDDLNKGTGDLDYSMPGAYRANPEKDPNGDDLPPYVAAPSGHFKGALITHNGDITGGDGLQDLVVRLDGKLWVYPGDGYGAVNTDKRQEILLPAGAPSPDSLTQIVAAGDITGDGRIDFLATVKNAGGTDDELWALTGYHGATIDQAIRLSASAWKDRDIVTAQDVSGDAIADLIYRTDVSGRLLLRKGIAASSGGVDLNSLASAANSSGGVDTEYGSSGWYSSSVPLLIGTPDANGDTVPDIWAIRSDGSVRFHPGSKTALTGTGTEIITAKDYWQTRIAIG